The Candidatus Phaeomarinobacter ectocarpi genome includes a region encoding these proteins:
- the cysK gene encoding cysteine synthase A yields MTDKPGRGRIYDCITQTIGDTPLVRLKRMNKNGKADVLLKLEFFNPLSSVKDRIGVAMIEALEAQGKINENTVLIEPTSGNTGIALAFVAAAKGYKLILVMPESMSMERRKMLALLGAELELTEAAKGMKGAVARAEELLQSTPNAVMPQQFDNPANPEIHRQTTAEEIWNDTDGKVDVVISGIGTAGTFTGVGSVLKAKKPGMKMIAIEPEDSPILSGGQPGPHKIQGIGAGFVPGNLDKDLIDEVITIGNETAFETSRQAAREEGIAGGISSGAAIAAALEVSERDDMAGKTIVAIIPSFAERYLSTALFDGI; encoded by the coding sequence ATGACCGACAAGCCAGGCCGCGGCCGCATCTACGACTGCATCACGCAGACCATTGGTGATACGCCACTGGTGCGCCTCAAGCGCATGAACAAGAACGGCAAGGCCGACGTGCTGTTGAAGCTCGAGTTCTTCAACCCCCTGTCCAGCGTCAAGGACCGCATCGGCGTCGCGATGATTGAAGCGCTGGAAGCGCAGGGCAAGATCAACGAGAACACGGTTCTGATTGAGCCAACATCCGGCAACACCGGCATCGCGCTGGCTTTTGTGGCAGCTGCAAAGGGCTACAAGCTCATTCTGGTCATGCCGGAAAGCATGTCCATGGAGCGCCGCAAGATGCTGGCGCTGCTGGGTGCGGAGCTTGAGCTGACAGAAGCGGCCAAGGGCATGAAGGGTGCAGTGGCCCGTGCCGAAGAATTGCTTCAGTCGACGCCGAACGCCGTGATGCCACAGCAGTTCGACAATCCGGCCAATCCTGAAATTCATCGCCAGACCACGGCAGAAGAAATCTGGAATGACACCGACGGCAAGGTTGATGTTGTGATTTCCGGCATCGGCACCGCTGGCACATTCACGGGCGTAGGCTCTGTGCTCAAGGCCAAGAAGCCAGGCATGAAGATGATTGCCATCGAGCCGGAAGATTCTCCAATCCTGTCTGGCGGCCAGCCGGGTCCGCACAAGATTCAGGGCATCGGGGCGGGCTTTGTGCCGGGCAACCTGGACAAGGACTTGATCGACGAGGTCATAACCATCGGCAATGAGACAGCCTTTGAAACGTCTCGCCAGGCAGCCCGCGAAGAGGGCATCGCCGGCGGCATCTCATCGGGGGCGGCCATTGCGGCAGCTCTTGAAGTCTCTGAGCGGGATGACATGGCGGGCAAGACGATCGTCGCCATCATCCCCAGCTTTGCGGAGCGGTATCTCTCTACTGCTTTGTTTGACGGCATCTAG
- a CDS encoding RrF2 family transcriptional regulator, whose amino-acid sequence MLRLSKKTLLALEAVVDVAYNARPDPVQSKEITKRQGIPQRYLEQVMQQLVREGVLKGVRGPRGGYRLARERRRITVGEIVRVVGAMEAADDARDEAKAAARETRGSLNGAGETMTTPAEENTNGGSPLGEQVVRPMWDSFQADMMDKLNAITIDDLCREAETKDIKPASQAGMDFTI is encoded by the coding sequence ATGTTGCGGCTATCAAAGAAGACATTGCTGGCACTGGAAGCTGTCGTGGACGTTGCGTATAACGCGCGGCCTGACCCGGTGCAGTCAAAAGAGATTACCAAGCGGCAGGGCATTCCCCAGCGCTATCTTGAGCAGGTGATGCAGCAGCTTGTGCGCGAAGGCGTGCTCAAGGGTGTGCGCGGACCGCGTGGCGGCTACCGGCTGGCGCGTGAGCGGCGGCGTATCACGGTTGGTGAAATCGTGCGTGTTGTTGGCGCCATGGAAGCAGCCGACGATGCCCGGGATGAAGCCAAGGCCGCAGCTCGGGAAACGCGTGGATCCCTGAACGGTGCGGGCGAGACCATGACCACGCCTGCCGAAGAGAACACCAATGGTGGCTCTCCTTTGGGCGAGCAGGTGGTTCGTCCCATGTGGGATTCGTTTCAGGCCGACATGATGGATAAACTCAACGCCATCACCATTGATGATCTGTGCCGCGAGGCAGAGACCAAGGACATCAAGCCCGCGTCACAAGCAGGTATGGATTTCACAATCTAG
- the dut gene encoding dUTP diphosphatase, which produces MSSIDVKVMQLPHGQGLDLPAYETDQAAGMDLRAALAEGEEVTLAPGARAMVPTGLAIALPSGFEAQVRPRSGLAAKQGVTVLNSPGTVDADYRGEVKVILINHGDEPVVIDRGMRIAQMLFAPVTRGVFAAVQSLDETERGAGGFGSTGTDTTRKAG; this is translated from the coding sequence ATGAGTTCGATTGACGTCAAGGTCATGCAACTGCCGCACGGGCAAGGACTTGATCTGCCGGCCTATGAAACTGATCAGGCCGCCGGCATGGATCTGCGGGCTGCCCTTGCTGAAGGTGAAGAAGTGACGCTGGCACCGGGTGCGCGCGCCATGGTGCCGACGGGCCTTGCGATTGCTTTGCCATCCGGGTTTGAAGCGCAGGTGCGTCCACGCTCGGGCCTTGCTGCCAAGCAGGGCGTCACGGTGCTGAATAGTCCGGGTACGGTGGATGCGGACTATCGTGGTGAAGTGAAAGTCATCCTGATCAATCACGGTGACGAACCTGTTGTCATTGATCGCGGCATGCGCATTGCGCAGATGCTGTTTGCGCCGGTGACGCGCGGTGTCTTTGCAGCCGTGCAGTCGCTGGATGAAACCGAGCGCGGTGCGGGCGGCTTTGGATCTACAGGAACGGATACAACAAGGAAGGCCGGGTAA
- the coaBC gene encoding bifunctional phosphopantothenoylcysteine decarboxylase/phosphopantothenate--cysteine ligase CoaBC gives MLDGKRILLIIGGGIAAYKSLELARLIRRRGGEVRAIITKAGQEFVTPLSVGGLTHDKVYTDLFDLTAEADMGHIQLSRDADLLVVCPATADLMAKIAHGRADDMASTALLATDKPVMIVPAMNVRMWEHAATQRNLAQLIADGVSVVGPTEGSMACGEFGPGRLVEPDEIVEAIEAKLGGKQLLAGRKAIVTAGPTHEPIDPVRYIANRSSGKQGYAIAEALARLGADTHLVSGPTALGDPRGVNITRVETAREMLAATEAALPADIAICAAAVADWRADTSTNSKLKKDGSGAVPPLSLVENPDILAMLSAAGPKRPQLVVGFAAETDDVIDHATAKRVRKGCDWIVANDVSPGTGIMGGDSNTVHIITDGAAEHWDPMPKAQVATKLAERVALALTS, from the coding sequence GTGCTCGACGGCAAACGCATACTTCTGATCATCGGTGGCGGCATCGCTGCCTACAAGTCGCTTGAGCTGGCGCGGTTGATCCGTCGCCGGGGCGGCGAAGTGCGAGCGATCATCACCAAAGCAGGCCAGGAATTTGTCACGCCGCTGTCTGTTGGCGGGCTGACCCACGACAAGGTCTATACGGATCTGTTTGACCTGACGGCCGAGGCCGATATGGGCCACATCCAGCTGTCACGCGATGCTGACCTGCTGGTCGTGTGCCCGGCCACCGCTGACCTGATGGCGAAGATTGCCCATGGCCGCGCGGATGACATGGCATCCACCGCGCTTCTGGCGACGGACAAGCCGGTGATGATTGTGCCGGCCATGAATGTGCGCATGTGGGAACACGCCGCCACGCAGCGGAACCTCGCGCAGCTTATTGCCGATGGCGTGAGCGTTGTGGGTCCCACGGAAGGGTCCATGGCCTGTGGTGAATTCGGGCCGGGACGCCTAGTCGAGCCGGATGAAATCGTTGAAGCCATTGAAGCCAAGCTGGGCGGCAAGCAGTTGCTCGCCGGGCGTAAGGCGATTGTGACGGCAGGCCCGACCCATGAGCCGATTGATCCGGTGCGCTATATCGCCAACCGGTCTTCCGGCAAGCAGGGTTACGCCATTGCAGAAGCGCTGGCGCGGCTGGGCGCAGATACGCATCTGGTCTCAGGACCCACAGCCCTTGGCGATCCGCGCGGCGTCAACATCACCCGCGTAGAAACAGCCCGCGAAATGCTGGCGGCGACCGAAGCCGCCCTGCCCGCTGACATTGCGATTTGTGCAGCAGCGGTCGCGGACTGGCGCGCAGACACGTCGACCAATTCCAAGCTCAAGAAGGATGGCTCCGGGGCGGTGCCGCCATTGTCGCTGGTGGAGAACCCGGACATTCTTGCAATGCTGTCTGCTGCTGGGCCGAAGCGTCCGCAGCTGGTTGTGGGCTTTGCCGCTGAAACCGACGACGTGATTGACCACGCCACCGCCAAGCGCGTGCGCAAGGGCTGCGACTGGATTGTCGCCAATGACGTATCGCCGGGCACCGGCATCATGGGCGGCGACAGCAACACAGTTCACATCATCACAGACGGTGCCGCAGAGCACTGGGACCCGATGCCAAAGGCTCAGGTCGCAACGAAACTGGCCGAGCGCGTGGCGCTGGCTCTGACTTCCTGA
- the ubiB gene encoding 2-polyprenylphenol 6-hydroxylase, protein MIRHVRNFGRLVRTAWVLSRYDALFALDAGEPPAPVKAARSIAKLRQRFGGSSAKGSEGDRLAAALTELGPSYIKLGQFLATRPDVIDPALARDLAKLQDRLPPFDTAIAKQIIADEFDKPAETVFQDMGDAVAAASIAQVHKATVPNAEGQNHPVAVKVLRPDVERRFAADLEAFFWAARLIDRMVPSARRLKPIDVVQTLADSVALEMDLRLEAAAMSEMEERTKGDAGFRTPSIDWERTSKRVMTLEWIDGIPIADIKALQAAGLDLKEVAANVINSFLTHAVREGYFHADMHPGNLFVEADGTPGGTLVAVDYGIMGRLSPKESRFLAEILFGFVMRDYRRVAEVHFEAGYVPESKSVDAFAQALRAIGEPLFDREAHEISMARLLGQLFEVTDQFDMETRPELIMLQKTMVVVEGVARDLDPQFNMWVTSEPVLRQWLESKVGPEGRLQDAVKGAERIGRLMSDLPDLLETAERAARSIAGPDGSGAVEGLKLHPDTARAIADAQAKQERPNRIALWVGAAALVVIAVTTLL, encoded by the coding sequence ATGATCCGCCATGTGCGCAATTTTGGACGGCTTGTCCGCACAGCCTGGGTGCTGTCGCGCTATGACGCGCTGTTTGCCCTTGATGCCGGCGAGCCCCCTGCCCCGGTCAAGGCTGCCCGCAGCATTGCCAAGCTGCGTCAGAGGTTCGGCGGTAGCAGTGCCAAGGGCTCTGAGGGTGACAGGCTGGCCGCTGCCCTCACAGAGCTTGGACCCAGTTACATCAAGCTTGGGCAGTTTCTGGCGACGCGGCCCGATGTGATTGACCCGGCACTGGCGCGCGACCTTGCAAAGCTCCAGGACCGCTTGCCGCCTTTTGATACGGCTATAGCGAAGCAGATTATTGCTGACGAGTTCGACAAGCCTGCCGAGACGGTTTTTCAGGACATGGGCGACGCTGTCGCGGCGGCGTCCATTGCGCAGGTGCACAAGGCCACTGTTCCCAATGCGGAAGGTCAGAACCATCCAGTGGCCGTGAAGGTGCTGCGCCCTGATGTTGAACGGCGGTTTGCCGCTGACCTTGAGGCCTTCTTCTGGGCAGCTCGGTTGATTGACCGGATGGTACCGTCGGCACGACGGCTGAAGCCGATTGACGTCGTGCAGACGCTTGCGGATTCCGTGGCGCTTGAAATGGATCTGCGCCTTGAAGCCGCCGCCATGTCAGAGATGGAAGAGCGCACCAAGGGCGATGCCGGGTTCCGCACACCTTCCATCGACTGGGAGCGCACCTCCAAGCGGGTGATGACCCTTGAGTGGATTGACGGCATTCCGATTGCTGACATCAAGGCGCTGCAAGCTGCGGGCCTTGATCTCAAGGAAGTGGCTGCGAACGTCATCAACAGTTTTTTGACCCACGCGGTGCGCGAGGGCTATTTCCACGCCGACATGCATCCGGGCAACCTGTTCGTGGAAGCAGACGGCACGCCGGGCGGCACTTTGGTGGCTGTGGACTACGGCATCATGGGGCGCCTCAGCCCCAAGGAGAGCCGGTTCCTGGCTGAAATCCTGTTCGGTTTCGTGATGCGCGACTATCGTCGCGTCGCCGAAGTGCATTTTGAGGCAGGCTATGTGCCTGAAAGCAAATCCGTCGATGCGTTTGCACAGGCCTTGCGCGCCATCGGGGAACCTCTGTTTGACCGAGAGGCACACGAAATTTCCATGGCGCGTCTTCTGGGTCAGCTGTTTGAAGTGACGGACCAGTTCGACATGGAGACCCGTCCGGAACTCATCATGCTGCAAAAGACCATGGTGGTGGTTGAAGGCGTAGCCCGCGACCTGGACCCGCAGTTCAATATGTGGGTGACGTCCGAGCCGGTGCTGCGCCAGTGGCTGGAAAGCAAGGTCGGCCCAGAAGGCCGCCTGCAGGACGCAGTCAAGGGCGCTGAGCGTATAGGCCGCCTGATGAGTGACCTTCCGGACCTGCTGGAAACAGCCGAGCGGGCCGCCCGCAGTATTGCCGGACCGGACGGCTCAGGTGCCGTCGAAGGCCTGAAACTGCATCCAGATACGGCGCGGGCCATTGCGGATGCCCAGGCCAAGCAGGAACGTCCGAACCGGATTGCCCTATGGGTCGGAGCAGCAGCTCTGGTCGTCATTGCGGTCACAACACTGCTCTAG
- the ubiE gene encoding bifunctional demethylmenaquinone methyltransferase/2-methoxy-6-polyprenyl-1,4-benzoquinol methylase UbiE: protein MSDAPTKNDAAYADAAAPSNATHFGFRDVDPTEKQGLVNGVFRNVAGRYDLMNDLMSVGVHRLWKDGMVSWLAPRKTGAAYETLDMAGGTGDIASRIAHRSNGHAKVLVADINDAMLGEGKVRAQTDPMGDRLSFACMNAENLPLDANRFDAYTIAFGIRNVPDLDAALSEAFRVLKPGGRFMCLEFSHVVVPLLDAFYETWSFEAIPRIGQIVTGDRDSYQYLVESIRKFPQQKAFEDRIREAGFSRVTHRNLTGGIAAIHSGYKI from the coding sequence ATGAGTGATGCACCGACCAAGAATGATGCCGCCTATGCAGATGCCGCGGCTCCCAGCAACGCAACCCATTTCGGGTTTCGTGATGTGGACCCGACTGAAAAGCAGGGTCTGGTCAATGGCGTGTTCCGCAATGTGGCGGGCCGCTATGACCTGATGAATGACCTGATGTCGGTTGGCGTACACCGGCTCTGGAAAGACGGCATGGTGTCCTGGCTTGCTCCGCGCAAAACGGGTGCGGCTTACGAGACACTGGATATGGCCGGCGGCACAGGCGACATCGCCTCACGCATTGCCCATCGTTCAAACGGCCATGCCAAGGTGCTGGTGGCCGACATCAACGACGCCATGCTGGGCGAAGGCAAGGTGCGGGCACAGACGGATCCCATGGGCGACCGGCTCTCATTTGCCTGCATGAACGCGGAAAACCTGCCGCTCGATGCCAACCGCTTTGACGCCTACACAATTGCTTTTGGCATTCGCAATGTGCCGGACCTTGATGCCGCGCTGAGCGAAGCGTTCCGTGTACTGAAGCCTGGCGGACGTTTCATGTGCCTTGAGTTCAGCCACGTGGTCGTGCCGCTGCTCGACGCGTTTTATGAGACGTGGTCGTTTGAAGCGATCCCGCGCATCGGGCAGATCGTCACAGGCGATCGCGACTCCTACCAGTATCTGGTGGAGAGCATTCGCAAGTTCCCACAGCAAAAAGCGTTTGAAGACCGCATCCGCGAGGCCGGCTTCTCACGCGTTACGCATCGCAATCTGACCGGTGGCATTGCAGCCATCCATTCCGGCTACAAGATCTAG
- the mutM gene encoding bifunctional DNA-formamidopyrimidine glycosylase/DNA-(apurinic or apyrimidinic site) lyase: MPELPEVETVRRGLAPAMEGQRFEHVEAKRPDLRFPLPDNFAGRLMGTRLETLNRRGKYLVGRLDDGALLIMHLGMSGRFVVEMPGDDKNRPGSFHLDTGANAHAMHEHIVFRMEGGGVVRYSDPRRFGFMTIEETGNEAQNSFLQQLGPEPLEKGFNSNVLAAGLAGRKSPIKSALLDQAVVAGLGNIYVCEALFRSGISPKRIAASLVKQSGEPTDRLKKLSTTIRQVLREAIEAGGSSLRDHAQADGSLGYFQHTFKVYDREGSPCVTRGCDKDIRRIVQSGRSTFYCGQCQR, from the coding sequence ATGCCCGAATTGCCCGAAGTAGAGACCGTCCGCCGGGGCTTGGCACCTGCCATGGAAGGGCAGCGCTTTGAGCACGTGGAGGCCAAGCGGCCTGATCTGCGCTTTCCCCTGCCGGACAATTTTGCCGGTCGCCTGATGGGCACACGCCTGGAGACGCTCAACCGACGTGGCAAATACCTTGTCGGTCGACTGGATGACGGCGCGCTGCTCATCATGCATCTGGGCATGTCCGGCCGCTTTGTGGTGGAAATGCCCGGCGACGATAAAAACCGTCCCGGCTCGTTTCATCTCGATACCGGGGCCAATGCCCACGCCATGCATGAACACATTGTGTTCCGCATGGAAGGCGGTGGCGTTGTGCGGTACTCGGACCCACGTCGTTTTGGCTTCATGACTATCGAGGAAACCGGCAACGAAGCTCAAAACAGCTTCCTGCAACAGCTGGGTCCCGAGCCGCTTGAAAAAGGCTTCAACTCAAATGTGCTGGCGGCAGGTCTTGCGGGCCGCAAGTCGCCCATCAAGTCCGCGCTGCTCGATCAGGCGGTGGTGGCCGGTCTGGGCAATATATATGTGTGCGAGGCGCTGTTTCGTTCCGGCATCTCTCCCAAACGCATCGCAGCCTCATTGGTAAAACAGTCCGGTGAACCAACGGACCGTCTGAAAAAACTCTCGACCACCATTCGCCAGGTCCTGCGCGAAGCCATTGAGGCCGGCGGCAGTTCCCTGCGCGACCATGCCCAGGCGGATGGCTCGCTTGGATATTTCCAGCACACCTTCAAAGTGTATGACCGCGAAGGCAGCCCCTGCGTCACGCGGGGGTGCGACAAGGACATTCGCCGGATTGTTCAATCAGGACGCTCGACATTCTATTGCGGGCAATGCCAAAGATAG
- a CDS encoding enoyl-CoA hydratase, protein MAYDTIKTEKRGAVALITLNRPDALNALNSQLVDELIDAVQGFDADDAVGCMVITGSEKAFAAGADIKEMQPKTYMDVYKEDLFEKANRIAEARKPVVAAVSGYALGGGCELAMLCDFILASDTAKFGQPEISLGVMPGIGGSQRLTRFVGKSKSMEMCLTGRMMDAEEAERSGLVSRIVPAADLVEEAVKTAEKIAGMSRPVTALTKEAVNRSYETTLAEGIRFERRLFHSLFALEDQKEGMAAFIDKRKPSFKHK, encoded by the coding sequence ATGGCCTACGACACCATCAAGACTGAAAAGCGCGGCGCTGTTGCGCTCATCACGCTCAACCGCCCCGACGCGCTGAACGCCTTGAACTCGCAGCTGGTGGACGAACTGATTGATGCGGTTCAGGGCTTTGACGCAGACGACGCGGTCGGCTGCATGGTCATCACTGGTTCGGAAAAGGCATTTGCTGCAGGCGCTGACATCAAGGAGATGCAGCCCAAGACCTATATGGATGTCTACAAGGAAGACCTGTTTGAAAAAGCCAACCGCATTGCCGAAGCACGCAAGCCGGTCGTTGCGGCGGTTTCGGGCTACGCTCTTGGCGGTGGCTGTGAGCTGGCCATGCTCTGCGATTTCATTCTGGCATCCGACACCGCCAAATTTGGTCAGCCGGAAATTTCACTGGGCGTCATGCCCGGTATCGGTGGCTCCCAGCGCCTGACACGCTTTGTCGGCAAATCAAAGTCCATGGAAATGTGCCTGACCGGGCGCATGATGGATGCCGAGGAAGCTGAGCGCTCGGGCCTCGTTAGCCGCATCGTCCCCGCAGCGGACCTTGTGGAAGAAGCAGTAAAGACCGCCGAAAAGATCGCCGGCATGTCACGGCCTGTGACAGCGCTCACCAAGGAGGCGGTCAACCGTTCCTACGAGACAACTCTGGCAGAAGGCATTCGCTTTGAGCGGCGCCTGTTCCATTCGCTCTTCGCCCTGGAAGACCAGAAGGAGGGCATGGCTGCCTTCATCGACAAGCGCAAACCCTCCTTCAAGCACAAATAG